From the Streptomyces nigrescens genome, one window contains:
- a CDS encoding FMN-binding negative transcriptional regulator — translation MLIHPWDAPTEDAEWQQWLAAHDFGQLAANGQPGEPPVLQPLHFAYDPARREAVTHLARPNPLWGALENRPTVLLSVVDDYTFIPGPWQAAEDQPPEHGVPTSFYAAVQLTCTAHVVDDPEAKAALLQRQMGHFQPDGGSAPVAAGAAPYGRLLSGIRGLRLEVREVRAKFKYGGKRSEAVQHRVSERLAERDGPGDAAARTHQQRRLAAADAGKPAV, via the coding sequence GTGCTGATCCACCCCTGGGACGCCCCCACCGAAGACGCCGAGTGGCAACAGTGGCTCGCGGCACACGACTTCGGCCAGCTGGCCGCCAACGGACAGCCCGGCGAACCCCCCGTGCTACAGCCGCTGCACTTCGCCTACGACCCGGCCCGCCGCGAGGCCGTCACGCATCTGGCCCGTCCCAACCCCCTCTGGGGCGCGCTGGAAAACCGGCCGACGGTGCTGCTGAGCGTGGTGGACGACTACACCTTCATCCCCGGCCCCTGGCAGGCGGCCGAGGACCAGCCGCCCGAGCACGGCGTCCCCACCAGCTTCTATGCCGCGGTCCAGCTGACCTGCACCGCCCATGTCGTGGACGACCCGGAGGCGAAGGCGGCGCTGCTGCAACGCCAGATGGGCCACTTCCAGCCGGACGGCGGCTCGGCCCCGGTCGCCGCGGGTGCGGCTCCGTACGGACGGCTGCTGTCCGGCATCCGTGGCCTGCGGCTCGAAGTGCGGGAGGTCCGCGCCAAGTTCAAGTACGGGGGCAAGCGGAGCGAAGCCGTCCAGCACCGTGTCTCGGAACGCCTCGCCGAGCGGGACGGCCCCGGGGACGCGGCGGCCCGCACCCACCAGCAGCGCAGACTGGCCGCGGCCGACGCGGGGAAACCCGCTGTCTGA
- a CDS encoding pyridoxamine 5'-phosphate oxidase family protein, which produces MTRAESYEPTARTTPTRARDRAAYDHETVHAILDAGYVCHLGFVRDGSPVVLPTLYGRVGDRLYLHGSTGSRPLRMAGAAPDPGLEVCVTVTHVDGLVLARSAFHHSINYRSVVVHGTAHQVTDEEEKTAALDALVDHVLPGRAADSRPGNAKELAATSVIRLGLREASAKIRTGGPNDEPEDLGLPYWSGVLPVAPMYGAPIPSDDLAPGTPEPAYLSAR; this is translated from the coding sequence ATGACCCGAGCCGAGTCGTACGAACCGACCGCGCGCACGACCCCCACCCGCGCCCGCGACCGCGCCGCCTACGACCACGAGACGGTGCACGCCATCCTCGACGCGGGCTACGTCTGCCATCTGGGCTTCGTCCGTGACGGTTCCCCGGTCGTCCTGCCGACGCTCTACGGGCGGGTCGGCGACCGCCTCTATCTCCACGGTTCGACGGGATCCCGCCCCCTGCGGATGGCCGGCGCGGCGCCGGACCCCGGTCTGGAGGTGTGCGTGACGGTCACCCATGTCGACGGTCTGGTCCTGGCCAGGTCCGCGTTCCACCACTCCATCAACTACCGCAGTGTCGTGGTGCACGGCACCGCACACCAGGTGACCGACGAGGAGGAGAAAACGGCCGCGCTCGACGCCCTCGTCGATCATGTGCTGCCCGGACGCGCCGCGGACTCCCGGCCGGGCAATGCCAAGGAACTGGCCGCCACCTCCGTGATCCGTCTCGGCCTGCGCGAGGCCTCCGCCAAGATCCGCACCGGTGGCCCCAACGACGAGCCGGAGGACCTCGGGCTGCCGTACTGGAGCGGCGTCCTTCCGGTGGCACCCATGTACGGCGCCCCCATACCGTCCGACGACCTCGCGCCCGGCACCCCCGAGCCGGCGTACCTCTCCGCCCGCTGA